A genomic stretch from Haemophilus parainfluenzae ATCC 33392 includes:
- a CDS encoding LysR family transcriptional regulator has translation MDKLNAISVFCKVIETQSFTQAANQQNISVAMASKLVSQLEEHLKTRLLQRTTRKIVPTEAGMLYYQRCQAILLDLSEADSSISNMATSLQGNLLISVPRDFGLLYISPNLPKFIELHPNLHVEIEFEDKRVDLVAEGYDLALRIGYMQDSSLVARKISSSPMHFVASPSYLEARGTPLTPDDLEYHQGLLYKSSLNQVHWQSTKANQIQRYKIQSKVVSNNGMALLEMTKAGLGISNAPSFFVKDALASGELVEILSEYKQKPLDIYVVYPNRRHLPAKVRAFIEFLASLGLCENSQI, from the coding sequence ATGGATAAACTCAATGCAATTTCGGTTTTCTGTAAAGTGATCGAAACGCAAAGTTTTACACAAGCCGCAAACCAACAGAATATTTCTGTAGCGATGGCGAGTAAACTAGTTTCACAATTAGAAGAACATTTAAAAACACGATTATTACAACGTACAACACGAAAAATTGTACCAACTGAAGCGGGGATGCTTTATTACCAACGTTGCCAAGCCATTTTATTAGATTTAAGCGAGGCTGATTCTAGCATTAGCAATATGGCAACAAGCTTACAAGGTAATTTATTAATCTCTGTGCCGCGTGATTTTGGTTTACTTTATATCTCGCCTAACTTACCTAAATTTATTGAGCTTCACCCTAATTTACACGTAGAAATTGAATTTGAAGACAAACGTGTTGATCTCGTTGCTGAGGGCTATGACTTAGCATTACGGATTGGCTATATGCAAGATAGCTCACTTGTTGCGCGTAAAATTAGTAGCTCCCCTATGCATTTTGTTGCCTCTCCAAGTTATTTAGAAGCACGAGGCACACCACTTACACCAGATGATTTAGAATATCACCAAGGTTTACTTTACAAATCATCATTAAATCAAGTGCATTGGCAATCAACAAAAGCCAATCAAATTCAACGGTATAAAATTCAATCTAAAGTAGTTTCTAATAACGGTATGGCATTGTTAGAAATGACAAAAGCGGGATTAGGCATCAGTAATGCACCGAGCTTCTTTGTCAAAGATGCGCTTGCTTCAGGTGAATTAGTTGAAATTTTGTCTGAATATAAACAAAAACCTTTAGATATTTATGTGGTTTATCCAAATCGTCGTCATTTACCGGCAAAAGTTCGCGCATTTATTGAATTTCTCGCGAGTCTCGGTTTGTGTGAGAACAGTCAAATATAA
- the rnm gene encoding RNase RNM: MTKKYDLHCHSTASDGVLTPTELVQRAHEQGVNVLALCDHDTVMGIDEAQIEADKLGIELINGVEISTNWEGRGIHIVGLNFDKTHPKMTALLAEQKSLREKRAVEIGHKLEKAGIPNTYEGAKALANGEVTRAHYARYLVQIGKISNDGQAFKRYLGSGKSCFVKAEWVDIPTAIDTIHAAGGVAVIAHPMRYNMTGKWIRRLIVDFKQWGGDGMEVADSRQTKDQRQYLARLANEYDLAASLGSDFHFPCGWIELGKNLFLPEEVKPIWTLFE; the protein is encoded by the coding sequence ATGACAAAAAAATATGATTTACATTGCCATAGTACGGCTTCAGATGGTGTTTTAACGCCTACGGAGCTTGTGCAACGAGCTCATGAACAAGGTGTCAATGTGCTTGCTTTATGTGATCACGACACCGTGATGGGTATTGATGAAGCCCAAATTGAAGCAGATAAATTAGGCATTGAGCTGATTAATGGCGTGGAAATTTCAACGAATTGGGAAGGTCGTGGCATCCATATTGTTGGATTAAATTTTGATAAAACGCATCCAAAAATGACCGCACTTTTAGCCGAACAAAAATCACTGAGAGAAAAAAGAGCGGTTGAAATTGGCCATAAACTAGAAAAAGCAGGCATCCCAAATACCTATGAAGGCGCAAAAGCGTTGGCCAATGGGGAAGTAACTCGTGCACATTATGCGCGTTATTTGGTACAAATCGGCAAGATTTCAAATGATGGGCAAGCCTTTAAACGTTATCTAGGCAGTGGAAAATCGTGTTTTGTCAAAGCTGAATGGGTAGATATTCCAACAGCAATTGATACGATTCATGCAGCAGGCGGTGTCGCAGTCATTGCCCATCCTATGCGCTATAACATGACAGGGAAATGGATTCGTCGATTAATTGTTGATTTTAAACAATGGGGCGGTGATGGTATGGAAGTGGCAGATAGTAGACAGACCAAAGATCAACGTCAATATCTTGCGCGTTTAGCGAATGAATATGACTTAGCCGCCTCTTTAGGGTCAGACTTTCATTTTCCTTGCGGATGGATTGAATTAGGAAAGAATTTATTTTTACCTGAAGAGGTAAAACCGATTTGGACATTATTTGAATAA